One part of the Paraburkholderia flagellata genome encodes these proteins:
- a CDS encoding electron transfer flavoprotein-ubiquinone oxidoreductase, with the protein MTPASLLEQYGPRESMEYDVVIVGGGPAGLSAAIRLKQLAAEKGAEIGVCVLEKGSEIGAHILSGAVMDPRALNELIPDWKEQGAPLNVPVTEDKFLFLSETGAKSVPNWALPDNFKNHGNYVISLANVTRWLGQQAEALGVEIFPGFPAAEVLYNDDGSVKGVATGNMGVGKDGEPTENFQLGMELHAKYTLFCEGCRGHLGRQLNEKFKLGKDSDPQVYGIGIKELWEIDPAKHQPGLVIHTAGWPLESDTYGGSFLYHIDNNQVMVGFVVGLAYQNPYLSPFEEFQRYKTHPEIRKYLEGGKRVSYGARAITAGGLMSLPKLVFPGGALVGDDAGFLNASRIKGSHAAIKTGMLAADAAFEAVQAGRQSDELAAYPEAFKQSWLHTELYKARNFKQWMSKGLYLGTLMVGIEQKLLGGNVPWTLHHQHRDHEMLKPASQCKPIEYPKPDGKLTFDRLSSVFISNTNHEENQPAHLTLKDASVPVNVNLRTYAGPEARFCPAAVYEFMKNDDGSDRLQINAQNCVHCKTCDIKDPTQNIVWVTPEGGGGPNYPNM; encoded by the coding sequence ATGACCCCCGCAAGTCTTTTAGAGCAATACGGCCCACGCGAGTCGATGGAATACGACGTCGTGATCGTCGGCGGTGGCCCGGCCGGCCTGTCCGCCGCCATCCGCCTGAAGCAGCTGGCCGCGGAGAAAGGCGCTGAAATCGGCGTGTGCGTGCTGGAAAAGGGCTCGGAAATCGGGGCGCATATCCTCTCGGGCGCGGTCATGGATCCGCGTGCCCTGAACGAGCTGATTCCGGACTGGAAAGAGCAAGGCGCACCGCTGAACGTGCCTGTGACCGAGGACAAGTTCCTTTTTCTTTCCGAAACGGGGGCTAAATCGGTGCCGAACTGGGCGCTGCCCGACAACTTCAAGAACCACGGCAACTACGTCATCAGCCTTGCCAATGTAACGCGCTGGCTGGGCCAGCAGGCCGAGGCGCTGGGCGTGGAGATCTTCCCGGGCTTCCCGGCTGCCGAGGTGCTCTACAACGACGACGGCTCGGTCAAGGGCGTCGCTACCGGCAACATGGGTGTGGGCAAGGACGGCGAGCCCACCGAGAACTTCCAGCTCGGCATGGAGCTGCACGCCAAATACACGCTGTTCTGCGAAGGCTGCCGCGGTCACCTGGGCCGGCAGCTGAACGAGAAGTTCAAGCTGGGCAAGGATTCGGACCCGCAGGTCTACGGCATCGGTATCAAGGAACTCTGGGAGATCGATCCGGCGAAGCACCAGCCGGGTCTCGTGATTCACACCGCCGGCTGGCCGCTCGAATCGGACACCTACGGCGGCTCGTTCCTGTACCACATCGACAACAACCAGGTGATGGTGGGTTTTGTCGTCGGTCTGGCGTACCAGAACCCGTATCTCTCGCCGTTCGAGGAATTCCAGCGCTACAAGACGCACCCGGAAATCCGCAAGTACCTCGAAGGCGGCAAGCGCGTATCGTACGGCGCGCGCGCGATTACCGCGGGCGGCCTGATGTCGCTGCCCAAGCTCGTGTTCCCGGGCGGCGCGCTCGTGGGCGACGACGCGGGCTTTTTGAACGCCTCGCGCATCAAGGGCAGCCACGCGGCGATCAAGACCGGCATGCTCGCGGCCGATGCCGCCTTTGAAGCCGTGCAGGCCGGCCGCCAGAGCGACGAACTCGCGGCCTATCCGGAAGCGTTCAAGCAGTCGTGGCTCCACACGGAACTCTACAAGGCGCGCAACTTCAAGCAGTGGATGAGCAAGGGCCTGTACCTGGGCACGCTGATGGTGGGCATCGAGCAGAAGCTGCTGGGCGGCAACGTGCCGTGGACGCTGCATCACCAGCATCGCGACCACGAAATGCTCAAGCCCGCTTCGCAGTGCAAGCCGATCGAGTATCCGAAACCTGACGGCAAGCTCACGTTCGACCGGCTCTCCTCGGTGTTCATCTCGAACACCAACCACGAGGAGAACCAGCCTGCGCATCTGACGCTCAAGGACGCGAGCGTGCCCGTGAACGTGAACCTGCGCACCTACGCGGGCCCCGAAGCGCGCTTCTGCCCGGCCGCAGTGTACGAGTTCATGAAGAACGACGACGGCAGCGACCGCCTGCAGATCAACGCGCAGAACTGCGTGCACTGCAAGACGTGCGACATCAAGGACCCGACGCAGAACATCGTGTGGGTCACGCCGGAAGGTGGCGGCGGGCCGAACTATCCGAACATGTAA
- a CDS encoding MFS transporter: MNDRPMPAARRDKRKALNEGDHASQFTLLRQRRFAPFFWTQFLGAMNDNVFKIGFTSLVTYQAARFSGVDPKTVAFLISAIFILPFVLFSATSGQVADKYDKAMLTRWVKTFEIAVMLIGAAGFWMHSAPLLYACTFLMGVHSTVFGPVKYAYLPQRLAPDELVGGNGLVEMGTFVAILLGTIVGGVAAGIGAMDPASAHADVGPPLGAWWLGGMCIVIALVGRVASAFVPSCEPSQPDLRINWNPFSETWRNLRLAHGNRTVFLSLLGISWLWFVGATFLASFFNFAKDVMSADPDVVTVLLAMFSLGIGLGSLLCERLSRRRIEVGLVPLGSIGMSVFGIDLFFASHALPAASHLLSVGEFLRTAAHWRVLADLFLLAMFGGFYSVPLYALIQSRSAPSHRARIIAANNILNSLFMIVSALMAMALTSAGVGIPGIFLTTALLNIVVAAYIYTLVPEFLLRFMAWALVHTFYRVRLVHAERIPTEGAAVLVCNHVSYVDAIVIMAESPRPIRFVMDQQIFRSPFVGWVFRHAKAIPIAPAHEDPVAPAAAYDACAAALSEGDLVCIFPEGKLTRTGDMNPFRHGVAEILRRTPVPVVPMALRGLWGSAFSRFAASGQERPLRRGLTSRLTLAVGEPIAAADVTLERLQEVVAELRGARR, translated from the coding sequence ATGAACGATAGACCGATGCCCGCGGCGCGGCGCGACAAGCGCAAGGCGCTCAATGAGGGTGACCACGCTTCGCAATTCACGCTGCTGCGCCAGCGTCGCTTCGCGCCGTTTTTCTGGACGCAATTCCTCGGGGCGATGAACGACAACGTGTTCAAGATCGGCTTTACTTCGCTCGTCACGTATCAGGCCGCGCGTTTTTCCGGCGTCGATCCGAAGACGGTCGCGTTTCTCATCTCGGCCATTTTCATTTTGCCGTTCGTACTGTTTTCCGCGACCTCGGGCCAGGTCGCCGACAAGTACGACAAAGCGATGCTCACACGCTGGGTCAAGACCTTCGAGATCGCGGTCATGCTGATCGGCGCGGCCGGTTTCTGGATGCACAGCGCGCCGCTGCTGTATGCGTGCACGTTCCTGATGGGCGTGCATTCCACGGTGTTCGGGCCGGTCAAGTACGCGTACCTCCCGCAGCGGCTCGCGCCCGATGAACTGGTTGGCGGCAACGGGCTCGTCGAGATGGGCACGTTCGTCGCGATTCTGCTCGGCACGATCGTCGGGGGCGTGGCGGCGGGTATCGGGGCGATGGACCCCGCGTCTGCGCATGCCGACGTTGGGCCGCCGCTCGGCGCATGGTGGCTCGGCGGCATGTGCATCGTCATCGCGCTCGTGGGGCGTGTGGCCTCGGCGTTCGTGCCGTCGTGCGAGCCATCGCAGCCGGATCTGCGCATCAACTGGAATCCTTTCTCCGAAACCTGGCGCAACCTGCGCCTCGCGCACGGCAACCGCACGGTGTTTCTGAGCCTGCTCGGCATTTCGTGGCTCTGGTTCGTCGGCGCGACGTTTCTGGCGTCGTTCTTCAATTTCGCCAAAGACGTGATGTCGGCCGATCCCGACGTCGTGACCGTGCTGCTCGCGATGTTTTCGCTTGGCATCGGCTTGGGGTCGCTGCTTTGTGAGCGGCTCTCGCGGCGGCGCATCGAGGTGGGCCTCGTGCCCCTCGGCTCAATCGGCATGAGTGTGTTCGGCATCGATCTCTTCTTTGCGAGCCATGCGTTGCCCGCTGCGTCCCATCTGCTTTCGGTGGGCGAATTCTTGCGCACCGCCGCGCACTGGCGCGTGCTTGCGGACCTGTTCCTGCTCGCCATGTTCGGCGGCTTCTACAGCGTGCCGCTGTACGCGTTGATCCAGAGCCGCAGCGCACCCAGCCACCGCGCACGCATCATCGCCGCGAACAACATCCTCAATTCGCTCTTCATGATCGTCTCGGCGCTCATGGCGATGGCGCTCACGTCCGCGGGCGTCGGCATTCCCGGCATCTTCCTCACTACGGCGCTGCTCAATATCGTCGTGGCGGCCTATATCTACACGCTCGTGCCTGAGTTCCTGCTGCGATTCATGGCGTGGGCGCTCGTCCATACGTTCTACCGTGTACGGCTCGTGCACGCCGAACGCATACCAACTGAGGGCGCGGCAGTGCTCGTCTGCAATCACGTGAGCTATGTCGATGCGATCGTCATCATGGCCGAGAGCCCGCGGCCGATCCGCTTCGTGATGGATCAGCAGATCTTCCGTTCACCGTTCGTGGGCTGGGTGTTCCGTCACGCCAAGGCCATTCCGATTGCGCCCGCTCACGAGGATCCGGTTGCGCCTGCCGCTGCCTATGATGCGTGCGCGGCTGCGCTGTCCGAGGGCGATCTCGTCTGCATTTTTCCGGAGGGCAAGCTCACGCGCACGGGCGACATGAATCCGTTCCGGCATGGCGTGGCCGAAATTTTGAGGCGCACACCCGTTCCCGTCGTGCCGATGGCGTTGCGTGGGCTGTGGGGCAGCGCGTTCTCGCGCTTTGCGGCATCCGGGCAGGAGCGGCCGCTACGGCGAGGTCTGACTAGCCGGTTGACGCTCGCGGTAGGCGAGCCGATCGCGGCGGCGGACGTTACGCTCGAGCGCTTGCAGGAGGTGGTGGCGGAACTGCGCGGCGCGCGGCGCTGA
- the aroC gene encoding chorismate synthase produces the protein MSGNTLGTLFTVTTFGESHGPAIGCVIDGCPPGMALTEADIQIDLDRRRPGTSRHVTQRQEEDKVEILSGVFEGRTTGTPIALLIRNTDQRSKDYGNIVETFRPGHADYTYWQKYGIRDYRGGGRSSARLTAPTVAAGAVAKKWLRERFGVEVRGYMRALGEIDVPFMSWEYVHENPFFVPNADVVPQLEAYMDALRKDGDSIGARVNVVASGVPVGWGEPLFDRLDADIAHAMMGINAVKGVEIGAGFASVAQRGSVHGDELTPNGFHGNHAGGVLGGISTGQDITVSIAIKPTSSIRTPRRSIDKSGEPATVETFGRHDPCVGIRATPIAEAMLALVLIDHALRHRAQNADVVVTTPKIAASDD, from the coding sequence ATGTCCGGCAACACGCTCGGTACGCTTTTCACCGTCACCACCTTCGGCGAATCCCACGGTCCGGCCATTGGCTGCGTCATCGACGGCTGCCCGCCTGGCATGGCGCTCACCGAAGCCGACATCCAGATCGACCTGGACCGCCGCCGCCCCGGCACGTCGCGTCACGTGACGCAGCGCCAGGAAGAGGACAAGGTCGAGATTCTCTCGGGTGTGTTCGAAGGGCGCACCACGGGCACGCCTATCGCGCTCCTTATCCGCAATACCGATCAGCGCAGCAAGGACTACGGCAACATCGTCGAGACCTTCCGCCCCGGTCACGCCGATTACACCTACTGGCAGAAGTACGGCATTCGTGACTATCGCGGCGGCGGCCGATCGTCGGCACGCCTCACGGCGCCCACGGTCGCAGCGGGCGCCGTTGCGAAGAAGTGGCTGCGCGAGCGCTTCGGCGTGGAAGTGCGCGGCTACATGCGCGCGCTCGGCGAGATCGACGTGCCGTTCATGAGCTGGGAGTACGTGCACGAGAACCCGTTCTTCGTGCCCAACGCCGATGTCGTGCCGCAGCTCGAGGCCTACATGGACGCGTTGCGCAAGGACGGTGACTCGATCGGTGCGCGCGTGAACGTGGTGGCGAGCGGCGTGCCGGTGGGCTGGGGCGAACCGCTGTTCGACCGGCTCGACGCCGACATCGCGCACGCCATGATGGGCATCAACGCGGTGAAGGGCGTGGAGATCGGCGCGGGCTTTGCGAGCGTCGCGCAGCGCGGCTCGGTGCACGGCGACGAGCTCACGCCCAATGGCTTTCACGGCAATCACGCTGGCGGCGTGCTCGGTGGCATTTCGACGGGGCAGGACATCACCGTCTCGATCGCCATCAAGCCGACCTCGAGTATCCGTACACCGCGCCGCTCGATCGACAAGTCGGGCGAGCCCGCGACGGTCGAGACCTTTGGCCGCCACGACCCGTGCGTGGGCATTCGCGCAACGCCGATCGCCGAGGCCATGCTCGCGCTCGTGCTGATCGATCACGCGCTGCGCCACCGCGCGCAGAATGCCGACGTCGTCGTGACGACGCCGAAGATCGCGGCCAGCGACGACTGA
- a CDS encoding Mpo1-like protein: protein MQPTTHTEHFSNFAEFYPFYLSEHSNLVSRRLHFIGSLGVIGFVCMAIATGNWLWLPLAIVCGYGFAWVGHFKFEKNRPATFRHPIYSLMGDWVMFADICRGKISL, encoded by the coding sequence ATGCAACCCACCACGCATACCGAGCATTTTTCGAACTTCGCGGAGTTCTACCCGTTCTACCTGAGCGAACATAGCAATCTCGTTTCGCGGCGGCTGCATTTCATCGGGTCGCTAGGCGTGATCGGCTTCGTCTGCATGGCGATCGCCACCGGCAACTGGCTCTGGCTGCCGCTTGCCATCGTCTGCGGCTACGGCTTCGCGTGGGTCGGACATTTCAAGTTCGAGAAGAACCGCCCGGCCACCTTCCGTCACCCCATCTACAGCTTGATGGGCGACTGGGTCATGTTCGCGGATATCTGCCGCGGCAAGATTTCTCTCTGA
- a CDS encoding CBS domain-containing protein has product MRVSDILKVKGNTLYTVTPDTALHEAVNTMAEHDIGSLVVMEYGDLVGMLTFREIILTLRANGGSVGTTTIRKVMDDHPITCTPETEVDEVRRMMLEHHVRYLPVMESRSLMGVISFYDVAKAVVEAQGFENKLLKAYIRDWPEEERQPAR; this is encoded by the coding sequence ATGCGTGTCAGCGACATCCTCAAGGTGAAGGGCAACACGCTCTACACCGTCACGCCCGATACTGCGCTGCACGAGGCAGTCAACACCATGGCCGAGCACGATATCGGCTCGCTCGTCGTCATGGAGTACGGCGATCTGGTCGGCATGCTCACGTTTCGCGAGATCATCCTCACGCTGCGCGCGAACGGCGGCAGCGTCGGCACCACGACGATCCGCAAGGTCATGGATGATCACCCCATCACCTGCACGCCGGAAACCGAGGTCGACGAAGTGCGCCGCATGATGCTCGAGCATCACGTGCGCTATCTGCCGGTCATGGAAAGCCGCTCGCTCATGGGCGTGATCTCGTTCTACGACGTGGCGAAGGCCGTCGTGGAAGCGCAGGGCTTCGAGAACAAGCTGCTCAAGGCCTATATTCGCGACTGGCCCGAAGAGGAGCGTCAGCCGGCGCGCTGA
- a CDS encoding YihY family inner membrane protein: MDVLSRVKIDLDIVKRLARFAARRSREDRIPQVAGSLTFTTLLSLVPLATVAFALFTAFPIFASFQSSLQAFLADHLMPAQINSQIFKYLNQFASKAKGLTTMGMIVLFVTSVMTMMTVESAFNLIWRVRKARPFAQRVLVYWAILTLGPILIGVSLSISSYVFTRSAVIATEQHVSGILDWMLFGASLPLTALAFTMLYVYLPNCRVQWRDALVGGIAAAIAFEAAKRGFGYYVRRIPTYTAVYGAFAAAPMFLLWMYLSWFITLVGAMITSALPEIRTGRFDRPRFPGSDLLDALELLAGLADAREAGEPGRTTEQLAQLLRRDLATVRRLIDGLEADELVGRLEQEERAKTLFLLIGNPARITVVRIFDRFAIDRKELAYQLKSSSIDAHMLLGALDNDKLAISLASLLATRRFPALTEEHAPVLPHPAA, translated from the coding sequence ATGGATGTGCTGTCGAGGGTGAAGATCGATCTGGACATCGTCAAGCGGCTCGCGCGCTTCGCGGCGCGGCGCAGCCGCGAAGATCGCATTCCACAGGTGGCGGGCAGCCTCACGTTCACCACGCTGCTCTCGCTCGTGCCGCTCGCCACGGTCGCGTTCGCGCTCTTCACCGCGTTCCCGATCTTCGCTTCGTTCCAGAGTTCGCTGCAGGCCTTTCTCGCCGACCACCTCATGCCGGCGCAGATCAATAGCCAGATCTTCAAGTACCTGAACCAGTTCGCCTCGAAGGCCAAGGGTCTCACGACGATGGGCATGATCGTGCTCTTCGTCACTTCGGTCATGACCATGATGACCGTCGAGTCGGCCTTCAACCTGATCTGGCGCGTGCGCAAGGCGCGGCCGTTCGCGCAGCGCGTGCTCGTCTATTGGGCCATCCTCACGCTCGGGCCGATCCTGATCGGCGTGAGCCTGTCGATCTCCTCGTACGTGTTCACGCGTTCCGCCGTGATCGCAACCGAGCAGCACGTGTCGGGCATTCTCGACTGGATGCTCTTCGGCGCTTCGCTGCCGCTTACGGCGCTCGCGTTCACGATGCTCTATGTGTACCTGCCGAACTGCCGCGTGCAGTGGCGCGACGCGCTGGTGGGCGGCATCGCCGCGGCGATCGCGTTCGAGGCGGCCAAGCGCGGCTTTGGCTACTACGTGCGGCGCATTCCGACCTATACGGCGGTTTATGGCGCGTTCGCGGCCGCGCCGATGTTCCTGCTGTGGATGTACTTGAGCTGGTTCATCACACTCGTCGGCGCGATGATCACCTCGGCGTTGCCCGAAATCCGCACGGGGCGCTTCGACCGGCCGCGCTTTCCGGGCAGCGATCTGCTCGACGCGCTCGAACTGCTCGCGGGCCTCGCCGATGCGCGGGAAGCGGGCGAGCCGGGCCGCACGACCGAGCAACTCGCGCAGTTGCTGCGGCGCGACCTGGCCACGGTTAGACGGCTGATCGACGGTCTCGAGGCGGATGAACTCGTCGGGCGTCTTGAACAGGAAGAGCGCGCGAAAACGCTGTTCCTGCTGATCGGCAATCCCGCGCGCATAACGGTTGTGCGCATCTTCGACCGCTTCGCGATCGATCGCAAGGAACTGGCGTATCAGCTCAAGTCGAGCAGTATCGACGCGCACATGCTGCTCGGCGCGCTCGACAACGACAAGCTTGCGATTTCACTCGCGTCGCTGCTTGCGACGCGGCGCTTCCCCGCGCTGACGGAGGAGCATGCGCCGGTGCTCCCGCATCCGGCGGCGTGA
- a CDS encoding SDR family oxidoreductase has product MGRSINLEGKVAMITGASSGLGKRFAQVLSQAGAKVVLASRRVERLKELRAEIEASGGAAHVVSLDVTDYQSIRSAVAHAETEAGTIDILVNNSGVSTTQKLADVTPADFEYVFDTNTRGAFFVAQEVAKRMIMRGNGGGPKPAYRIINIASVAGLRVLPQIGLYAISKAAVVHMTKAMALEWGRHGINVNAICPGYIDTEINHHHWSTEQGQKLVSMLPRHRVGKPEDLDGLLLLLAADESSFINGSIITADDGFGLT; this is encoded by the coding sequence ATGGGCCGTTCGATCAATCTGGAAGGCAAGGTCGCGATGATCACGGGGGCCTCCAGCGGGCTCGGCAAGCGCTTTGCCCAGGTGCTCTCGCAGGCGGGGGCAAAAGTCGTGCTGGCAAGCCGCCGCGTGGAGCGGCTCAAGGAGCTGCGCGCCGAAATCGAGGCGAGCGGCGGCGCGGCTCACGTCGTTTCGCTTGACGTGACCGACTACCAGAGCATTCGTTCGGCGGTGGCGCACGCCGAAACCGAGGCGGGGACCATCGACATCCTCGTGAACAACTCGGGCGTCTCCACGACGCAAAAGCTCGCGGACGTCACGCCTGCCGACTTCGAATACGTTTTCGACACCAACACGCGCGGCGCCTTTTTCGTGGCCCAGGAGGTCGCCAAGCGCATGATCATGCGCGGCAATGGCGGCGGTCCGAAGCCGGCGTACCGCATCATCAATATTGCTTCGGTGGCGGGCCTGCGTGTGCTGCCGCAAATCGGCCTGTACGCGATCAGCAAGGCCGCGGTCGTCCATATGACGAAGGCGATGGCGCTCGAATGGGGGCGTCACGGCATCAACGTAAACGCGATCTGCCCGGGCTACATCGACACGGAGATCAACCATCACCACTGGTCGACGGAGCAGGGACAAAAGCTCGTCTCGATGCTGCCGCGCCACCGCGTTGGCAAGCCCGAAGACCTGGATGGCCTGCTGCTGCTGCTCGCCGCCGACGAATCGTCGTTCATCAACGGTTCGATCATCACCGCCGACGACGGCTTCGGGCTCACCTGA
- a CDS encoding O-acetylhomoserine aminocarboxypropyltransferase, giving the protein MSSNPDSRFDTLALHAGAAPDPATGARATPIYLTTSFSFRDTDHAAALFNMERAGHVYSRISNPTVAVFEERVAALEGGAGAIGTASGQAALHLAIATLMGAGSHIVASAALYGGSHNLLHYTLKRFGIETTFVKPGDLDAWRAALRPNTRLLFGETLGNPGLDVLDIEAVAHIAHAHGVPLLVDSTFTTPYLLRPFEHGADLVYHSATKFLGGHGTTIGGVLVDGGTFDFEASGRFPELTEPYAGFHDMVFSEESTVAPFLLRARREGLRDFGACLHPQAAWQLLQGIETLPLRMERHVANARRIVEYLAAHEAVESVAWPELPSHPDYALASRLLPRGAGAVFSFNLRGGRAAGKRFIESLTLFSHLANVGDARSLVIHPASTTHFRMDAAALAAAGIAEGTIRLSIGLEDPADLVDDLKRALKASQKAESSKAKPSGKEAS; this is encoded by the coding sequence ATGTCATCGAATCCCGATAGCCGTTTCGACACGCTCGCGCTGCACGCCGGCGCGGCGCCCGACCCCGCCACCGGCGCCCGTGCGACGCCGATCTACCTCACCACCTCGTTCTCGTTTCGCGACACCGACCACGCCGCCGCGCTCTTCAACATGGAGCGTGCGGGCCACGTGTACTCGCGCATCTCGAACCCGACCGTCGCCGTGTTCGAAGAGCGCGTGGCCGCGCTCGAAGGCGGCGCGGGCGCGATCGGCACCGCGAGCGGCCAGGCCGCGCTGCATCTCGCGATTGCGACACTCATGGGCGCAGGCTCGCACATCGTCGCCTCGGCGGCGCTTTACGGCGGCTCGCACAACCTGCTGCACTACACGCTCAAGCGCTTCGGCATCGAGACGACCTTCGTGAAACCCGGCGACCTCGACGCCTGGCGCGCGGCGCTGCGGCCCAACACGCGCCTCTTGTTCGGCGAAACACTCGGCAATCCGGGCCTGGACGTGCTCGACATCGAAGCCGTCGCGCACATCGCGCACGCGCACGGCGTGCCGCTCCTCGTCGATTCGACGTTCACCACGCCTTACCTGCTGCGCCCCTTCGAGCATGGCGCGGATCTCGTCTATCACTCGGCCACCAAGTTCCTCGGCGGCCATGGCACGACGATCGGCGGCGTGCTGGTGGATGGCGGCACGTTCGACTTCGAAGCGTCGGGGCGCTTTCCCGAACTCACCGAGCCCTATGCGGGCTTTCACGACATGGTGTTCAGCGAGGAAAGCACCGTCGCGCCGTTCCTCCTGCGCGCGCGCCGCGAGGGCCTGCGGGACTTCGGCGCGTGCCTGCATCCGCAGGCCGCGTGGCAGTTGCTGCAAGGCATAGAAACGCTGCCGCTGCGCATGGAGCGGCATGTGGCGAACGCGCGGCGCATCGTCGAATATCTCGCCGCGCACGAAGCGGTCGAATCGGTCGCGTGGCCCGAGCTGCCGAGCCATCCCGATTACGCGCTCGCCAGCCGTCTGCTGCCGCGCGGTGCTGGCGCCGTGTTCAGCTTCAACCTGCGCGGCGGACGTGCGGCGGGCAAGCGCTTCATCGAATCGCTCACACTCTTCTCGCATCTGGCCAACGTCGGCGACGCGCGCTCGCTCGTGATCCACCCCGCCTCGACCACGCATTTCCGCATGGACGCCGCGGCGCTTGCCGCCGCTGGCATTGCGGAAGGCACGATCCGGCTCTCGATCGGACTCGAAGATCCCGCCGATCTGGTCGATGACCTCAAGCGCGCGCTGAAGGCGTCGCAAAAAGCGGAATCATCGAAGGCCAAGCCCAGCGGCAAGGAGGCGTCATGA
- a CDS encoding acyl-CoA thioesterase has translation MSDYHPVFEMTMPIRWGDMDAFGHVNNTVYFRYMEQVRISWFEHLGVAAESGDGQGPVIVNASMEFLKQLHYPGDIICTMTVGQPGRSSFDTGFELRRADEPDTLYARGNARCVWIDYAAGKSVPIPDMLRATIEHAGLVKSDRVG, from the coding sequence ATGAGTGACTACCACCCCGTATTTGAAATGACCATGCCGATCCGTTGGGGCGACATGGACGCGTTCGGCCATGTGAACAACACGGTCTATTTCCGCTACATGGAGCAGGTGCGGATTTCCTGGTTCGAGCATTTGGGCGTGGCCGCAGAGAGCGGCGACGGTCAGGGGCCCGTGATCGTCAATGCTTCGATGGAATTCCTCAAGCAGTTGCACTACCCCGGCGACATCATCTGCACGATGACCGTCGGCCAGCCAGGCCGCAGCAGCTTCGACACCGGTTTCGAACTACGCCGCGCCGACGAGCCGGACACGCTCTACGCACGCGGAAACGCACGCTGCGTGTGGATCGACTACGCGGCGGGCAAATCAGTGCCGATTCCCGACATGCTGCGCGCGACGATCGAGCATGCGGGACTGGTCAAATCTGACCGAGTGGGCTGA
- a CDS encoding alpha/beta fold hydrolase yields the protein MIVDLAGKPVYAYTASRPIDRTLPFAVFVHGAQHDHSVWALQSRYFANHGFNALAVDLPGHLRSAGPALTSIGALADWLAALLDAVNAPQAFVAGHSMGSLIALEFAARHPERAQRIALLATAFPMTVAPSLLEAAREREPEAIALVNAWSHSTLAAKPSSPGPGFWLRGMNQRLMERVAARGEPQLFHTDFAACNAYADGLASAVKVRCPVRLIVGKRDAMTPPRAARALADAFAQAGTPADTVTLDAGHALMTEQPDATLDALYAFATQQAPRVGNG from the coding sequence ATGATCGTCGATCTCGCCGGCAAGCCGGTCTATGCCTACACGGCCTCGCGCCCGATCGACCGCACGCTGCCGTTCGCGGTGTTCGTCCATGGCGCGCAGCACGATCACAGCGTCTGGGCGCTGCAATCGCGCTATTTCGCGAATCACGGCTTCAACGCGCTGGCCGTCGATCTGCCCGGCCACCTGCGCAGCGCGGGCCCGGCGCTCACGAGCATCGGCGCGCTCGCCGATTGGCTGGCTGCGCTGCTGGACGCGGTGAACGCGCCGCAGGCCTTCGTCGCCGGCCACAGCATGGGTTCGCTCATCGCGCTCGAATTCGCGGCTCGCCATCCGGAGCGCGCGCAGCGCATCGCCCTGCTCGCCACGGCGTTCCCGATGACGGTCGCGCCTTCCTTGCTCGAAGCCGCGCGAGAGCGCGAGCCGGAGGCGATCGCGCTCGTCAATGCGTGGTCGCACTCGACGCTCGCCGCCAAGCCGTCGAGCCCCGGGCCCGGTTTCTGGCTGCGCGGCATGAACCAGCGGTTGATGGAGCGTGTCGCCGCGCGCGGCGAGCCGCAGCTTTTCCATACCGATTTCGCGGCGTGCAATGCTTACGCGGATGGCCTCGCCAGTGCTGTGAAGGTGCGCTGCCCGGTGCGCCTGATCGTCGGCAAACGCGACGCGATGACGCCGCCGCGCGCGGCGCGCGCCCTCGCCGACGCGTTCGCGCAAGCCGGCACGCCGGCGGATACGGTCACGCTGGACGCGGGTCACGCGCTGATGACCGAGCAGCCCGATGCGACGCTCGACGCGCTCTATGCTTTTGCAACGCAGCAAGCGCCGCGCGTGGGCAACGGCTGA